A section of the Chlorocebus sabaeus isolate Y175 chromosome 17, mChlSab1.0.hap1, whole genome shotgun sequence genome encodes:
- the LOC103221897 gene encoding olfactory receptor 2J1 — protein sequence MMMEKNASSEDFFILLGFSNWPHLEVVLFVVILIFYLMTLTGNLFIIILSYLDSHLHTPMYFFLSNLSFLDLCYTTSSIPQLLVNLWGPEKTISYAGCMIQLYFVLALGIAECVLLVVMSYDRYAAVCRPLHYTVLMHPRFCRLLAAASWVSGFTISALHSSFTFWISLCGHRLVDHFFCEVPALLRLSCVDIHANELILMVMSSIFVLIPLILILTSYGAIAWAVLSMQSTTGLQKVFGTCGAHLMVVSLFFIPVMCIYLQPPSENSPDQGKFIALFYTVVTPSLNPLIYTLRNKDVRRAVKRLMGWEWGM from the coding sequence atgatgatGGAAAAAAACGCAAGTTCTGAAGACTTCTTTATTCTACTTGGATTTTCTAATTGGCCTCATCTGGAAGTAGTTCTCTTTGTGGTTATCTTGATCTTCTACCTAATGACACTGACAGGAAACCTGTTCATCATCATCCTGTCATACCTGGACTCCCATCTCCACACTCCCATGTacttcttcctttcaaacctCTCATTTCTGGATCTCTGCTACACAACCAGCTCTATCCCTCAGTTGCTGGTCAACCTCTGGGGCCCGGAAAAGACCATCTCTTATGCTGGTTGCATGATTCAACTTTACTTTGTTCTCGCACTGGGAATTGCAGAGTGTGTCCTACTGGTGGTGATGTCCTATGATCGTTATGCAGCTGTGTGTAGACCTTTGCATTACACTGTCCTCATGCACCCTCGTTTCTGCCGCTTGTTGGCTGCGGCTTCTTGGGTAAGTGGTTTTACTATCTCAGCACTTCATTCCTCCTTTACTTTCTGGATATCTCTGTGTGGACATCGCCTAGTGGATCACTTCTTCTGTGAAGTTCCAGCACTTCTGCGTTTATCATGTGTTGACATCCATGCAAATGAGCTGATCCTCATGGTCATGAGCTCTATTTTTGTTCTTATACCTCTCATTCTCATTCTCACTTCCTATGGTGCCATTGCCTGGGCTGTACTGAGCATGCAATCAACCACTGGGCTTCAGAAAGTGTTTGGAACATGTGGAGCCCATCTTATGGTTGTATCTCTCTTTTTCATTCCAGTCATGTGCATATATCTCCAGCCACCATCAGAAAATTCTCCTGATCAAGGCAAGTTCATTGCCCTCTTTTATACTGTTGTCACACCTAGTCTTAACCCTTTGATCTACACGCTCAGAAACAAGGATGTAAGAAGGGCAGTGAAGAGACtaatggggtgggagtgggggatgTGA